In Desulfovibrio aminophilus DSM 12254, a single window of DNA contains:
- a CDS encoding rubredoxin: MDRYVCLMCGFIYDPKKGDLAGGLAPGTDFSQAGVDWRCPRCGAPERNFARKEEDD; the protein is encoded by the coding sequence ATGGACCGATATGTTTGCCTCATGTGTGGCTTCATCTACGATCCGAAGAAAGGCGATCTGGCGGGGGGGCTTGCGCCTGGAACCGATTTTTCACAGGCCGGAGTGGACTGGAGATGTCCTCGCTGCGGTGCGCCTGAGCGCAACTTCGCCCGCAAGGAAGAGGATGATTGA
- the mazG gene encoding nucleoside triphosphate pyrophosphohydrolase, giving the protein MSAEQSLARLLGVIDRLLGPDGCPWDREQTPESLCDYVVEESYELIEAIRSGQPDEAREELGDVLFLLAFIAVLFERRGAFDLSEAIENNTAKMVRRHPHVFGDASFENQKELLKNWERIKREEKNGDGHGGGPARIFASLPKGLPPLLRAYRIQAKAARLGFTWETDARMEEQLRSEWKELQEALDRGDKAGMEEEFGDYLFALVEYGRRKGIKANAALDAANRKFLARFERMEDLAAGSDRELPALDLAAMNELWARAKAGDEPSGDASS; this is encoded by the coding sequence GTGAGCGCGGAACAGTCCCTGGCTCGCCTGCTGGGCGTCATCGATCGACTTCTCGGGCCCGACGGCTGCCCCTGGGACCGGGAACAAACCCCGGAAAGCCTGTGCGACTATGTGGTCGAGGAGTCCTACGAACTGATCGAGGCCATCCGGTCCGGACAACCTGACGAAGCGCGCGAGGAACTGGGCGACGTGCTCTTCCTCCTGGCCTTCATCGCCGTGCTCTTTGAACGGCGCGGAGCCTTCGATCTGTCGGAAGCCATCGAGAACAACACGGCCAAAATGGTCCGCCGCCATCCCCACGTGTTCGGCGACGCCTCGTTCGAGAACCAGAAGGAACTGCTCAAGAACTGGGAGCGCATCAAGCGCGAGGAGAAGAACGGCGACGGCCACGGAGGCGGCCCGGCGCGAATATTCGCTTCCCTGCCCAAGGGCCTGCCGCCGCTTCTGCGCGCCTATCGCATCCAGGCCAAGGCCGCCCGGCTCGGTTTCACCTGGGAGACAGATGCGCGGATGGAAGAGCAGTTGCGTTCGGAATGGAAGGAATTGCAGGAAGCCCTGGACCGGGGGGACAAGGCGGGGATGGAAGAGGAGTTCGGCGACTATCTCTTCGCCCTGGTGGAATACGGTCGGCGCAAGGGCATCAAGGCCAACGCGGCTTTGGACGCCGCCAACCGCAAATTCCTGGCCCGCTTCGAACGCATGGAGGACTTGGCCGCCGGCTCGGACCGGGAACTGCCCGCTCTGGACCTCGCGGCCATGAATGAACTCTGGGCGCGGGCCAAAGCCGGAGACGAGCCCTCAGGAGACGCCTCTTCCTGA
- the rfbC gene encoding dTDP-4-dehydrorhamnose 3,5-epimerase encodes MRVVPTEFPGLLVVEPRVFRDDRGFFLETWSREAFRGAGLDVDFVQDNHGHSRTSGVLRGFHLQRPPMAQAKLVWVPRGAVLDLALDLRRGSPTYGQVFRQELNAQNQLRLFLPRGFAHAYLTLEPDTDFCYKVDAPYAPELEEGIRWDDPDLDCRWPVAEPVLSEKDRQHGLLRDFETPFVFGQE; translated from the coding sequence GTGCGGGTCGTTCCCACCGAGTTTCCCGGGCTATTGGTCGTCGAGCCCCGCGTCTTTCGCGACGACCGGGGATTCTTTCTCGAAACCTGGAGCCGCGAGGCGTTCCGCGGCGCCGGTCTGGACGTGGATTTCGTTCAGGATAACCACGGCCATTCCCGAACCTCCGGAGTGTTGCGAGGATTTCATCTCCAGAGGCCGCCCATGGCCCAGGCCAAGCTCGTCTGGGTTCCGCGCGGCGCGGTCCTCGATTTGGCCCTGGATCTGCGGCGCGGTTCGCCCACCTATGGCCAAGTTTTCCGCCAGGAGCTCAACGCGCAGAACCAGCTGCGCCTGTTTCTGCCCCGGGGATTCGCCCACGCCTATCTGACACTCGAGCCGGACACCGACTTCTGTTACAAGGTGGACGCGCCCTATGCCCCGGAGCTGGAGGAGGGCATCCGCTGGGACGACCCGGACCTGGACTGCCGTTGGCCCGTGGCCGAACCCGTGCTCTCCGAGAAGGATCGGCAGCACGGATTGCTGCGTGATTTCGAGACGCCCTTCGTTTTTGGGCAGGAGTGA
- a CDS encoding rubrerythrin family protein produces the protein MSKTDSNLKQAFAGESQANRKYLAFAQQADKEGYSQVAKLFRAAAEAETVHAHSHLRALGAVGSTVDNLKEAVGGETYEFETMYPPMIEAAVAEGNKAAERSFRYALDAEQVHAELYAKALKNLEAKEEMSYLICTVCGYIAENEAPAKCPICGAAAKAFRSVN, from the coding sequence ATGTCGAAAACCGATTCCAACCTGAAGCAGGCTTTCGCCGGCGAATCCCAGGCCAACCGCAAATACCTCGCCTTCGCGCAACAGGCTGACAAGGAAGGGTACTCCCAGGTCGCTAAGCTTTTTCGGGCCGCAGCCGAGGCCGAGACCGTGCATGCCCATTCCCATCTTCGCGCCCTGGGGGCCGTCGGAAGCACGGTGGATAACCTGAAGGAGGCCGTGGGCGGTGAAACCTACGAGTTCGAAACCATGTATCCGCCCATGATCGAGGCCGCCGTCGCAGAAGGCAACAAGGCCGCAGAACGGAGCTTCCGCTATGCCCTGGACGCGGAACAGGTGCATGCCGAACTGTACGCCAAGGCGTTGAAGAACCTGGAAGCCAAGGAAGAGATGAGCTATCTGATCTGTACCGTCTGCGGCTACATCGCGGAGAATGAGGCGCCGGCCAAGTGTCCGATCTGCGGGGCCGCGGCCAAGGCCTTCCGTTCGGTGAACTGA
- a CDS encoding efflux RND transporter permease subunit, whose protein sequence is MLSKFFLNRPVFAWVIAIILMTLGLLSLYKMPIAQYPPIAPPSIAIDAYYAGASAETVENTVTQIIEQKMTGLDGLLYLSGTSSSSGAARIEMTFAAGTDPDVAWSKVQNKLQLAMASLPDSVQRSGVKVSKSTRNYLIVVGLISEDGSMNGDDLRDYAQSKLEKVLSRVPGVGEVENFGSQYAMRVWVNPNQLTNFNLTMEDVVLALRAYNVEVSAGQLGGAPALPGQRLNASIIVQHLLQTPEEFANIPIRSNADGSVVRIRDIGRTELGTERYDVVANYNGKPSAAMAIRQAAGANALDTANAVKKKMEEMRRYFPPGMKVIYPYDTTPFTKVAIEEVVKTLFEAVLLVFLIMYLFMGNIRATIIPTIAVPVVLLGTFAVLDAAGFSINMLTMFAMVLAIGLLVDDAIVVVENVERIMAEEGLPPREATAKSMEEITSALIGIGLVLSAVFGPMAFFEGSTGVLYRQFSITVIASMLLSVLVALILTPVLCATFLKPVPKGHEPSDSAIFFLRPFFRWFDKVFFKVRSMYVGLVGYSLDRKRRFLLLYVLLVAAVAFSFSRMATSYIPDEDQGILMVQAMLPAGSTLEQSQAVMDRVQTHFMENEKSTVASFLSVVGTSFGGQGQNMALAFVKLKDWHLRGRDDQKVKAIAGRAMRAFSQIKDGMVFAFPPPPVIELGMASGFDFQLQDVGGLGHEKLMAARNQLLGMAMKDPRLTRVRPNGVDDVPQYYIDVDWDRAGAMGLPVASIHETLSAAFGGYYVNNFVQGGRVKQVYVQADAPFRMLPEDLERLYVRNTSGKMAPFSSFASSRWSLGSPKLERFNAFPSINIWGEPSPGHSTGEAMIVMEELAAKLPQGIGFDWNGLSYQERMATAQGPVLYAFSIFVIFLCVAALYESWTIPFVNLLMLPLGVFGAILATSLRGMPNDVYFQIGFLTTLGLSTKNAILIIQFIKERMSHGDSLIDATLGAVKTRFRPVMMTSLAFFFGVLPLAVASGAGAGAMNAIGTAVCGGMISATFIDLVFIPLFFVAVARLFRMKTKLRKDRVA, encoded by the coding sequence ATGCTCTCCAAATTCTTCCTGAACAGACCCGTTTTCGCCTGGGTGATCGCCATCATCCTCATGACGCTGGGCCTCTTGTCTCTGTACAAGATGCCCATCGCCCAGTATCCGCCCATCGCGCCGCCCTCCATCGCCATCGACGCCTACTACGCGGGCGCTTCCGCCGAGACGGTGGAGAACACCGTGACCCAGATCATCGAGCAGAAGATGACGGGGCTGGACGGCCTGCTCTACCTGAGCGGCACGAGTTCCTCGTCCGGCGCGGCGCGCATCGAGATGACCTTCGCGGCGGGCACCGACCCGGACGTGGCCTGGTCCAAGGTGCAGAACAAGCTCCAACTCGCCATGGCCAGCCTGCCGGATTCGGTGCAGCGGTCCGGCGTCAAGGTCAGCAAGTCCACGCGGAACTATCTGATCGTCGTCGGCCTGATTTCCGAGGACGGCAGCATGAACGGCGACGACCTGCGCGATTACGCGCAGTCCAAGCTGGAGAAGGTGCTGTCGCGCGTACCCGGCGTGGGCGAGGTGGAGAACTTCGGCAGTCAGTACGCCATGCGCGTCTGGGTGAATCCGAACCAGCTGACCAACTTCAACCTGACCATGGAGGACGTGGTCCTCGCCCTGCGGGCCTACAACGTCGAGGTCTCCGCCGGACAGCTGGGCGGCGCGCCCGCCCTGCCCGGCCAGCGGCTGAACGCCTCCATCATCGTCCAGCACCTGCTGCAGACGCCGGAGGAGTTCGCCAACATCCCCATCCGCTCCAATGCCGACGGCTCGGTGGTGCGCATCAGGGACATCGGCCGCACGGAGCTGGGCACCGAGCGTTACGACGTCGTGGCCAACTACAACGGCAAGCCCTCGGCCGCGATGGCCATCCGCCAGGCGGCCGGAGCCAACGCCTTGGACACCGCCAACGCCGTCAAGAAGAAGATGGAGGAGATGCGCCGCTACTTCCCGCCGGGGATGAAGGTCATCTACCCCTACGACACCACGCCGTTCACCAAGGTGGCCATCGAGGAGGTGGTCAAGACTCTGTTCGAGGCGGTGCTGCTCGTCTTTCTCATCATGTACTTGTTCATGGGCAACATCCGGGCCACGATCATCCCGACGATCGCGGTGCCGGTGGTCCTGCTCGGCACCTTCGCGGTGCTCGACGCCGCGGGCTTCTCCATCAACATGCTGACCATGTTCGCCATGGTGCTCGCCATAGGCCTGCTGGTGGACGACGCCATCGTCGTGGTGGAGAACGTGGAGCGCATCATGGCCGAGGAGGGGCTCCCGCCCCGGGAGGCCACGGCCAAGTCCATGGAGGAGATCACCAGCGCGCTCATCGGCATCGGCCTGGTGCTCTCGGCGGTCTTCGGGCCCATGGCCTTTTTCGAGGGCTCCACCGGCGTACTCTATCGTCAGTTCTCCATCACCGTCATCGCCTCCATGCTCCTCTCCGTGCTCGTGGCCCTGATCCTGACCCCGGTCCTCTGCGCCACGTTCCTCAAGCCGGTGCCCAAGGGGCACGAGCCCTCGGACAGCGCGATCTTCTTCCTGCGGCCCTTCTTCCGCTGGTTCGACAAGGTGTTCTTCAAGGTCCGCTCCATGTATGTGGGGCTCGTCGGCTATTCGCTCGACAGGAAGAGGCGCTTCCTGCTGCTCTATGTCCTGCTCGTCGCGGCCGTCGCCTTCTCCTTCAGCCGTATGGCCACCTCCTACATCCCGGACGAGGACCAGGGGATTCTCATGGTCCAGGCAATGCTGCCCGCGGGCTCCACCCTGGAGCAGTCCCAGGCGGTCATGGACAGGGTGCAGACGCATTTCATGGAAAACGAGAAGTCGACCGTGGCGAGCTTCCTGAGCGTCGTCGGCACGAGCTTCGGCGGGCAGGGTCAGAACATGGCCCTGGCCTTCGTCAAGCTCAAGGACTGGCACCTGCGCGGCCGGGACGACCAGAAGGTCAAGGCTATCGCGGGACGGGCCATGCGGGCCTTTTCGCAGATCAAGGACGGCATGGTCTTCGCCTTTCCGCCGCCGCCGGTGATCGAACTCGGCATGGCCTCGGGCTTCGACTTCCAGTTGCAGGACGTGGGCGGCCTCGGGCACGAGAAGCTTATGGCGGCGCGCAACCAGCTTCTCGGCATGGCCATGAAGGATCCGCGCCTGACGCGGGTGCGGCCCAACGGCGTGGACGACGTGCCCCAGTATTACATCGACGTGGACTGGGACCGCGCCGGGGCCATGGGGCTGCCCGTGGCCTCCATCCACGAGACCCTGTCCGCGGCCTTCGGCGGGTATTACGTGAACAACTTCGTCCAGGGCGGCCGGGTGAAGCAGGTCTACGTCCAGGCCGACGCGCCGTTCCGCATGCTGCCGGAGGATCTGGAACGCCTTTACGTGCGCAATACTTCCGGCAAGATGGCGCCGTTTTCCTCCTTCGCCTCAAGCCGCTGGTCGCTCGGTTCTCCCAAACTGGAGCGCTTCAACGCCTTCCCGTCCATCAACATCTGGGGCGAACCCTCGCCGGGCCACAGCACCGGCGAGGCCATGATCGTGATGGAGGAGCTTGCGGCCAAGCTGCCGCAGGGCATCGGCTTCGACTGGAACGGCCTTTCCTACCAGGAACGCATGGCCACGGCCCAGGGCCCGGTCCTCTACGCCTTCTCCATCTTCGTGATCTTCCTCTGCGTGGCCGCGCTGTATGAGAGCTGGACCATACCCTTCGTGAACCTGCTCATGCTGCCGCTGGGCGTGTTCGGCGCCATCCTGGCCACGTCGCTCAGGGGCATGCCCAACGACGTGTATTTCCAGATCGGCTTCCTCACCACCCTCGGCCTTTCGACAAAGAACGCCATCCTGATCATCCAGTTCATCAAGGAGCGCATGTCCCACGGGGACAGCCTCATCGACGCCACGCTCGGCGCGGTGAAGACCCGGTTCCGGCCGGTCATGATGACCTCCCTGGCCTTCTTCTTCGGTGTGCTGCCGCTGGCCGTGGCGAGCGGCGCCGGCGCGGGCGCCATGAACGCCATCGGCACCGCCGTGTGCGGCGGCATGATCTCCGCCACCTTCATCGACCTGGTCTTCATTCCGTTGTTTTTCGTGGCGGTCGCCCGCCTGTTCCGAATGAAGACGAAGCTGCGAAAGGATCGGGTCGCCTGA
- a CDS encoding CvpA family protein: protein MNFLDVTIVAILILAVIRGLAKGFVREAVSLGSLGIATLTASRYHGVLAPHLAVYMKNGATIAATSYLLTFLATLVGCWLAALFLRNLLKVTLLGWLDHTAGAVLGFAEGCLVSLVMLLLLNTFLPGMETVRHSLLAPRADPALRALADMAPSNWRKTLEERGITLPKQPPSLREILEKNGMPVQGADTAP, encoded by the coding sequence ATGAACTTTCTGGACGTGACCATCGTCGCCATCCTGATCCTGGCGGTCATCCGAGGACTGGCCAAGGGCTTCGTGCGCGAGGCCGTGTCCCTGGGCTCCCTGGGGATCGCCACGCTCACGGCGTCCCGCTATCACGGCGTCCTGGCCCCGCATCTGGCCGTGTACATGAAAAACGGGGCCACCATCGCGGCCACCAGCTATCTCCTGACCTTCCTGGCCACGCTCGTGGGCTGCTGGCTGGCCGCCCTGTTCCTCCGCAACCTGCTCAAGGTCACCCTGCTCGGATGGCTGGATCATACCGCCGGCGCGGTCCTGGGATTCGCCGAGGGCTGCCTCGTCAGCCTGGTGATGCTCCTGCTGCTGAACACGTTCCTGCCCGGCATGGAGACCGTGCGGCATTCCCTGCTGGCCCCGCGCGCCGACCCGGCGTTGCGCGCGCTGGCGGACATGGCTCCAAGCAACTGGCGCAAGACGCTGGAGGAACGCGGCATCACCCTCCCCAAGCAACCGCCGTCCCTGCGGGAAATTCTGGAAAAGAACGGCATGCCCGTGCAAGGCGCGGACACCGCCCCCTGA